A single Anopheles funestus chromosome 2RL, idAnoFuneDA-416_04, whole genome shotgun sequence DNA region contains:
- the LOC125764482 gene encoding ATP-binding cassette sub-family G member 1-like isoform X1 has translation MMVPIGDPGSIPMETLESTGVREFELSFRNVSYCVKHKHDRTHSVILKNLSGSFRSGRLVGIMGPSGAGKSTLLNVLSGFKKNNVTGQLMVDGQRLSERRSRKIISYTQQEVCLWSALTVMESLRYAAEFKLSPTIGPEQKLARVGELLHVLGLTACGDTLTSNISGGQAKRLSIGLELLSDPKVMLLDEPTSGLDTVAAYQVLAHVKQLADRGRVIACVIHQPNSQQLLLIDDLYVLAKGRRIYSGATGEMVTQFARFGLDCPVSHNPADYGTSHSCLCVREPLHVIRDGLILFSCFTALEVASLDQEDERLKRLMMEEEKDIFDYSPPRLMVEKSVDGSYQRYALSTLQQLGVLLRRTSRCTLRDSYQFKARILINIAIALITSVAFYNTGNNADRILANTAVLIINLYAIFFTSIVSAVLVYPRESACFVLESKNNWYSLRAYYLAKIVVELPTLILSSSVFFLIVYYFTAQPFEWLRIGTFALVCLMFGWISQMLGLLLGSIMSVQNSVFVSILIMVPASLFSGFFVPLRDASILLKPLLYVSFVRYAFEGAVHAIYGFDRADLECPEVFCYFRQLKRFLEFVSMPDLAYGYDLLALLGWIVLLMGAVYFSLRRRIKQD, from the exons ATGATGGTCCCAATTGGTGATCCCGGTTCGATTCCGATGGAAACGCTCGAAAGTACGGGTGTTCGAGAGTTTGAGCTATCTTTTCGTAACGTTTCGTACTGTGTGAAGCATAAACATG ATCGTACCCATTCCGTCATCCTGAAGAATCTCTCCGGGTCCTTCCGATCTGGACGGCTAGTAGGCATTATGGGACCATCCGGTGCAGGAAAATCAACCCTCCTGAACGTGCTCAGTGGCTTCAA aaaaaataacgTCACCGGTCAGCTTATGGTCGATGGGCAGCGACTTTCGGAACGAAGATCGCGAAAGATCATCTCCTACACCCAGCAGGAGGTGTGTCTGTGGTCCGCCCTTACGGTCATGGAAAGCCTTCGGTATGCGGCCGAATTTAAACTTTCGCCCACGATCGGCCCCGAACAGAAACTGGCCCGCGTCGGTGAACTTCTTCATGTGCTGGGACTAACGGCTTGTGGCGATACACTCACCAGCAACATTTCCGGTGGTCAAGCAAAGCGTCTCTCAATCGGACTCGAGCTACTATCAGATCCCAAAGTAATGCTGCTGGATGAGCCAACGAGCGGGCTGGACACGGTAGCCGCCTATCAGGTGCTAGCACACGTCAAACAGCTTGCCGACCGGGGTCGCGTTATCGCCTGCGTCATCCATCAGCCAAACTcccagcagctgctgctgatcgaTGATCTGTACGTGCTGGCAAAGGGTCGACGCATCTACAGTGGAGCAACCGGCGAAATGGTGACGCAATTTGCTCGCTTCGGACTCGATTGTCCCGTTTCACACAATCCGGCCGATTACGGTACGAGTCACAGCTGCTTGTGTGTGAGAGAACCTTTGCATGTGATACGAGATGGGCTTATACTGTTCTCCTGCTTTACAGCGCTCGAAGTAGCCAGCCTTGATCAGGAAGATGAACGGTTGAAGCGATTAATGATGGAGGAGGAAAAGGATATTTTCGACTACAGTCCACCGCGCTTGATGGTGGAGAAAAGTGTTGATGGATCGTATCAACGTTACGCATTGTCGACACTGCAGCAGTTGGGCGTACTGCTACGAAGGACATCCCGGTGTACCCTGCGTGATTCG TACCAATTTAAAGCACGCATTCTCATAAACATCGCCATCGCGCTCATCACGAGCGTTGCGTTCTACAACACCGGCAACAACGCTGACCGCATCCTGGCCAACACCGCCGTGCTGATCATTAATCTGTACGCCATCTTCTTCACGAGCATAGTTTCGGCGGTGCTGGTTT ATCCCCGCGAGTCCGCCTGCTTCGTGCTGGAGAGCAAAAATAATTGGTACTCCCTGCGGGCGTACTACTTGGCCAAAATTGTGGTCGAACTTCCCACGCTG ATCCTTTCGTCGTCGGTGTTCTTCCTTATCGTGTACTACTTCACCGCACAACCGTTCGAGTGGCTTCGGATCGGTACGTTCGCACTGGTTTGCCTCATGTTCGGTTGGATTTCGCAGATGCTGGGACTGCTGCTGGGCAGCATCATGTCGGTGCAGAACTCCGTCTTCGTGAGCATCCTGATAATGGTGCCGGCTTCGCTGTTTTCCGGCTTCTTCGTACCGTTGCGCGACGCAAGCATTCTGCTCAAACCGCTGTTGTACGTGTCCTTCGTACGGTACGCGTTCGAGGGTGCCGTCCATGCGATCTATGGGTTCGATCGAGCAGACCTCGAATGTCCGGAGGTGTTTTGCTATTTCCGTCAGCTGAAACGATTTCTCGAGTTTGTATCGATGCCGGACCTAGCCTACGGGTACGATCTGCTCGCCCTGCTCGGTTGGATCGTGCTACTGATGGGTGCGGTGTACTTTAGTTTGCGAAGGCGAATCAAACAAGACTAA
- the LOC125764482 gene encoding ATP-binding cassette sub-family G member 1-like isoform X2, translating to MMVPIGDPGSIPMETLESTGVREFELSFRNVSYCVKHKHDRTHSVILKNLSGSFRSGRLVGIMGPSGAGKSTLLNVLSGFKKNNVTGQLMVDGQRLSERRSRKIISYTQQEVCLWSALTVMESLRYAAEFKLSPTIGPEQKLARVGELLHVLGLTACGDTLTSNISGGQAKRLSIGLELLSDPKVMLLDEPTSGLDTVAAYQVLAHVKQLADRGRVIACVIHQPNSQQLLLIDDLYVLAKGRRIYSGATGEMVTQFARFGLDCPVSHNPADYALEVASLDQEDERLKRLMMEEEKDIFDYSPPRLMVEKSVDGSYQRYALSTLQQLGVLLRRTSRCTLRDSYQFKARILINIAIALITSVAFYNTGNNADRILANTAVLIINLYAIFFTSIVSAVLVYPRESACFVLESKNNWYSLRAYYLAKIVVELPTLILSSSVFFLIVYYFTAQPFEWLRIGTFALVCLMFGWISQMLGLLLGSIMSVQNSVFVSILIMVPASLFSGFFVPLRDASILLKPLLYVSFVRYAFEGAVHAIYGFDRADLECPEVFCYFRQLKRFLEFVSMPDLAYGYDLLALLGWIVLLMGAVYFSLRRRIKQD from the exons ATGATGGTCCCAATTGGTGATCCCGGTTCGATTCCGATGGAAACGCTCGAAAGTACGGGTGTTCGAGAGTTTGAGCTATCTTTTCGTAACGTTTCGTACTGTGTGAAGCATAAACATG ATCGTACCCATTCCGTCATCCTGAAGAATCTCTCCGGGTCCTTCCGATCTGGACGGCTAGTAGGCATTATGGGACCATCCGGTGCAGGAAAATCAACCCTCCTGAACGTGCTCAGTGGCTTCAA aaaaaataacgTCACCGGTCAGCTTATGGTCGATGGGCAGCGACTTTCGGAACGAAGATCGCGAAAGATCATCTCCTACACCCAGCAGGAGGTGTGTCTGTGGTCCGCCCTTACGGTCATGGAAAGCCTTCGGTATGCGGCCGAATTTAAACTTTCGCCCACGATCGGCCCCGAACAGAAACTGGCCCGCGTCGGTGAACTTCTTCATGTGCTGGGACTAACGGCTTGTGGCGATACACTCACCAGCAACATTTCCGGTGGTCAAGCAAAGCGTCTCTCAATCGGACTCGAGCTACTATCAGATCCCAAAGTAATGCTGCTGGATGAGCCAACGAGCGGGCTGGACACGGTAGCCGCCTATCAGGTGCTAGCACACGTCAAACAGCTTGCCGACCGGGGTCGCGTTATCGCCTGCGTCATCCATCAGCCAAACTcccagcagctgctgctgatcgaTGATCTGTACGTGCTGGCAAAGGGTCGACGCATCTACAGTGGAGCAACCGGCGAAATGGTGACGCAATTTGCTCGCTTCGGACTCGATTGTCCCGTTTCACACAATCCGGCCGATTACG CGCTCGAAGTAGCCAGCCTTGATCAGGAAGATGAACGGTTGAAGCGATTAATGATGGAGGAGGAAAAGGATATTTTCGACTACAGTCCACCGCGCTTGATGGTGGAGAAAAGTGTTGATGGATCGTATCAACGTTACGCATTGTCGACACTGCAGCAGTTGGGCGTACTGCTACGAAGGACATCCCGGTGTACCCTGCGTGATTCG TACCAATTTAAAGCACGCATTCTCATAAACATCGCCATCGCGCTCATCACGAGCGTTGCGTTCTACAACACCGGCAACAACGCTGACCGCATCCTGGCCAACACCGCCGTGCTGATCATTAATCTGTACGCCATCTTCTTCACGAGCATAGTTTCGGCGGTGCTGGTTT ATCCCCGCGAGTCCGCCTGCTTCGTGCTGGAGAGCAAAAATAATTGGTACTCCCTGCGGGCGTACTACTTGGCCAAAATTGTGGTCGAACTTCCCACGCTG ATCCTTTCGTCGTCGGTGTTCTTCCTTATCGTGTACTACTTCACCGCACAACCGTTCGAGTGGCTTCGGATCGGTACGTTCGCACTGGTTTGCCTCATGTTCGGTTGGATTTCGCAGATGCTGGGACTGCTGCTGGGCAGCATCATGTCGGTGCAGAACTCCGTCTTCGTGAGCATCCTGATAATGGTGCCGGCTTCGCTGTTTTCCGGCTTCTTCGTACCGTTGCGCGACGCAAGCATTCTGCTCAAACCGCTGTTGTACGTGTCCTTCGTACGGTACGCGTTCGAGGGTGCCGTCCATGCGATCTATGGGTTCGATCGAGCAGACCTCGAATGTCCGGAGGTGTTTTGCTATTTCCGTCAGCTGAAACGATTTCTCGAGTTTGTATCGATGCCGGACCTAGCCTACGGGTACGATCTGCTCGCCCTGCTCGGTTGGATCGTGCTACTGATGGGTGCGGTGTACTTTAGTTTGCGAAGGCGAATCAAACAAGACTAA